From the genome of Fusarium keratoplasticum isolate Fu6.1 chromosome 11, whole genome shotgun sequence, one region includes:
- a CDS encoding Expansin-like EG45 domain-containing protein, whose amino-acid sequence MIFGTFTTYFVTLVATVSTVINAAAVSKNPVYTGLGTRYGSSDGCTEENCWQNGACSFVGYSLPAGIDGSTCVSADIWRKGANCGGCIQVSYKGKSLKIMVTNKTGGDKNHLDMTPATWSKLTGGMAGGGVDGIKWKWIECPLGKAPLQVHMHGGASKYWFAATIENITHRVKAVEVSSDRGKTWKATSLKDPNMWILKGTLPNDIAWVRVTSVNNKKVIVKNVALKSGAVTKGTSNF is encoded by the exons ATGATTTTTGGTACATTCACCACTTATTTTGTCACCTTAGTGGCCACTGTCTCGACGGTTATCAATGCCGCAGCCGTCAGCAAAAACCCGGTTTATACCGGCCTCGGAACTCGCTATGGTAGTTCTGATGGCTGCACTGAGGAGAACTGCTGGCAGAACGGTGCCTGTAGTTTCGTTGGCTACAGTTTGCCTGCTGGTATTGATGGATCTACCTGTGTCTCTGCGGACATCTGGCGCAAGGGTGCCAACTGCGGTGGTTGCATCCAAGTTTCCTACAAGGGCAAGTCCCTCAAGATTATG GTCACCAATAAGACTGGCGGCGACAAGAACCATCTCGACATGACCCCCGCTACCTGGAGCAAGCTCACCGGTGGCatggccggcggcggcgtcgacgGGATCAAGTGGAAGTGGATCGAGTGCCCTCTCGGGAAGGCTCCTCTCCAAGTTCACATGCACGGTGGCGCCTCCAAGTACTGGTTCGCCGCTACCATCGAGAACATCACCCACCGCgtcaaggctgtcgaggtcAGCAGTGACAGGGGCAAGACCTGGAAGGCTACCAgcctcaaggaccccaacATGTGGATCCTCAAGGGAACTTTGCCTAACGATATTGCCTGGGTCCGCGTTACCAGCGTCAACAACAAGAAGGTCATAGTAAAGAACGTTGCTCTCAAGTCTGGCGCCGTTACTAAGGGTACTTCTAACTTTTAA